The following are from one region of the Stigmatella ashevillena genome:
- a CDS encoding serine/threonine-protein kinase, translating to MQTRRPPELNPALLPPGTAVGSWRVVAWAGGGVHGAVYQAVPLDDERASPMALKLALLPRDARFAREVELLSRVRHPHIPRLRDSGTWQHPRGTLHPYLVIDWVDGAPLYDWAQQLRPSSQQVLRLLAQLARALQALHAQGCLHRDVKGGNVLVHHSGNQALLTDFGSSRYPDAATLTPSTLPPGTPAYRSPEACLFELQFFRDPQARYAAQPTDDLYALGVTAYRLVTGEYPEFAEPTKNAAGIWHLEGIASPAPRALNPRVAPQLNALILRMLSVQPQERGTAEELAVAMEQAAKHSHPELTQSLFPQEEPVAQAPPLTPDATEPIKYPAHRWTWLPRIATAAVLLALGAWTGWIARGTSPAPTAVIGQKAGVAQGKDGVASGVGDAAATASSAASPNSATPGVLAEDTPPTPVPGQMRPDAKGRCPHKQQIALNGNCWVELEREKCEALDLPTYKGMCYMPVFSPKRPPTSTPATQP from the coding sequence ATGCAGACCCGCCGCCCCCCTGAGTTGAACCCCGCGCTCCTTCCCCCTGGCACCGCCGTGGGCTCTTGGCGGGTGGTGGCCTGGGCGGGAGGCGGTGTCCATGGCGCCGTCTATCAGGCGGTGCCCCTGGATGATGAGCGGGCCAGCCCCATGGCCCTCAAGCTGGCGCTGCTCCCCAGAGATGCCCGTTTCGCACGCGAGGTGGAATTGCTCTCCCGCGTGCGGCACCCTCACATCCCCCGCCTGAGAGACTCTGGCACCTGGCAGCACCCGCGCGGCACGCTCCACCCCTATCTCGTCATAGACTGGGTGGACGGAGCGCCGCTGTATGACTGGGCGCAGCAGCTCCGCCCCTCCTCCCAGCAGGTGCTCCGGCTGTTGGCCCAACTGGCACGCGCCCTCCAAGCCTTGCATGCCCAAGGCTGCCTCCACCGCGACGTCAAGGGAGGCAACGTGCTGGTGCACCACTCTGGCAACCAAGCCCTGCTCACCGACTTCGGCTCGAGCCGTTATCCGGACGCAGCCACCCTCACTCCCAGCACCTTGCCGCCAGGCACCCCGGCCTACCGCTCGCCAGAAGCGTGCCTGTTCGAGCTCCAGTTCTTCCGGGATCCCCAAGCCCGTTACGCCGCTCAGCCGACGGATGATCTCTACGCATTGGGAGTCACCGCCTACCGGCTCGTCACCGGCGAGTACCCCGAGTTTGCAGAACCCACCAAGAATGCGGCGGGCATCTGGCACCTGGAGGGGATTGCCTCACCCGCTCCACGGGCCCTGAACCCTCGCGTGGCGCCACAACTCAATGCCTTGATCCTTCGCATGCTGTCGGTACAGCCCCAAGAGCGAGGCACCGCAGAAGAACTGGCTGTGGCGATGGAGCAGGCAGCGAAACATTCCCATCCAGAGCTCACCCAGTCTCTCTTCCCCCAGGAGGAGCCAGTTGCCCAGGCACCGCCTCTCACACCAGACGCCACTGAACCCATCAAATACCCAGCGCACCGATGGACCTGGCTGCCTCGGATCGCAACGGCAGCAGTGCTCCTGGCGCTGGGCGCATGGACAGGCTGGATTGCTCGAGGAACATCCCCAGCGCCCACTGCCGTCATCGGCCAGAAGGCGGGCGTTGCCCAGGGGAAGGACGGCGTTGCATCTGGAGTAGGAGATGCTGCGGCGACCGCCTCCTCGGCAGCCTCTCCCAACTCCGCCACCCCCGGAGTACTGGCAGAAGACACGCCACCAACCCCTGTTCCGGGGCAAATGCGGCCCGATGCGAAGGGGCGCTGCCCTCACAAGCAACAGATTGCTCTCAACGGAAATTGTTGGGTGGAATTGGAGCGCGAGAAGTGCGAGGCGCTCGATCTCCCAACGTACAAGGGCATGTGTTACATGCCGGTATTCTCACCCAAACGCCCACCCACATCCACTCCCGCGACTCAACCTTGA
- a CDS encoding prolyl oligopeptidase family serine peptidase, whose translation MPSKIALASLALLLPLTALAAKADTAPKPPVAEKKPVVDTYHGTEVEDPYQWLESTDEPKVQEWTQGQNAYTRAVLDKLPGREAIRQRLGELFTWQSPAYFALMKAGDTLFALKSQPPRQQPLLVVLGNVEDVASERVLLDPMEVDPSGKTSIDFYEPSLDGQKVAISLSKNGTESGDVSVYDVATGKPLPGEVVPRVNGGTAGGSLAWSADGKGYFYTRYPRGTERSGEDMNFFQQVYFHRLGTPSEKDTYALGKDFPRIAMTQLETSRDGQFTLALVANGDGGEFALYLFGASGQWAQVSRFEDKVVRARFGKDGALYLLSLQNAPRGKVLRLPLATPSLDKATVLVPEGPATLQDFLPTPGSLYIVEQLGGPSQLRRVDLKGQTLGLVPTLPVSSVGGMVLQDGDDILFANASNVKPLAWYRYAAQEGKVLKTALVQTSPKDISSTEVIRDEAVSKDGTRIPLTILKPQGVKLTGNNPTLLTGYGGFNASTTPGFSKAGIAWLEQGGIIAIANLRGGSEFGEEWHANGSLTKKQNVFDDFYACAKLLVEKKYTQPKKLGIQGGSNGGLLMGAELIQHPEMFGAVVALVGIYDMLRSERTPNGQFNTTEFGSVKDPEQFKALYAYSPYHHVEEGKKYPPTLFTAGANDPRVDPFHSRKMVARLQAATDNKSRILLRTASGGHGGGTPLSERIEEMTDVYAFLFNELGVKYRPVKPVAAPKAK comes from the coding sequence ACTGCTCCTGCCGCTCACCGCCCTCGCGGCCAAGGCCGACACCGCGCCCAAGCCTCCCGTCGCGGAGAAGAAGCCCGTGGTGGACACCTACCACGGCACCGAGGTGGAGGACCCTTACCAGTGGCTCGAGTCCACCGACGAGCCGAAGGTGCAGGAGTGGACGCAGGGGCAGAACGCATACACCCGCGCGGTGCTGGACAAGCTGCCCGGGCGCGAAGCCATCCGCCAGCGCCTTGGCGAGCTGTTCACCTGGCAGTCTCCCGCCTATTTCGCGTTGATGAAGGCGGGAGACACCCTGTTCGCCCTGAAGAGCCAACCCCCCCGGCAACAGCCGCTGCTGGTGGTGCTCGGCAACGTGGAGGACGTGGCCAGCGAGCGCGTCCTGCTGGATCCGATGGAGGTGGACCCCTCCGGCAAGACGTCCATCGACTTCTATGAGCCCTCGCTCGATGGCCAGAAGGTGGCCATCTCGTTGTCGAAGAACGGAACGGAGAGCGGCGATGTGTCCGTCTACGACGTGGCCACGGGCAAGCCACTTCCCGGCGAGGTGGTACCGCGGGTGAACGGCGGCACGGCGGGCGGCAGCCTCGCGTGGAGCGCGGATGGCAAGGGCTACTTCTACACGCGCTATCCCCGGGGCACGGAGCGCTCCGGCGAAGACATGAACTTCTTCCAGCAGGTGTACTTCCACCGGCTCGGAACGCCTTCCGAGAAGGACACCTATGCGCTGGGCAAGGACTTCCCCCGCATCGCCATGACCCAGTTGGAGACCTCGCGGGATGGCCAGTTCACCCTGGCCCTGGTGGCCAACGGCGATGGAGGTGAGTTCGCGCTCTACCTCTTCGGAGCCTCGGGCCAATGGGCGCAAGTCTCACGCTTCGAGGACAAGGTGGTGAGGGCGCGCTTTGGCAAGGACGGAGCGCTGTACCTGCTGTCGCTCCAGAATGCCCCCCGGGGAAAGGTGCTGCGGCTGCCACTGGCCACGCCGTCGCTGGACAAGGCCACGGTGCTCGTCCCCGAAGGCCCGGCGACCCTCCAGGACTTCCTGCCCACGCCGGGAAGTCTCTACATCGTCGAGCAGCTTGGGGGCCCCTCTCAGCTGCGCCGGGTGGACCTGAAGGGACAGACGCTGGGCCTGGTCCCCACGCTGCCGGTGTCCTCCGTGGGAGGCATGGTCCTCCAAGACGGAGACGACATCCTCTTCGCCAACGCCAGCAACGTGAAGCCCTTGGCCTGGTACCGCTACGCCGCCCAGGAGGGCAAGGTGCTGAAGACGGCGCTCGTGCAGACCTCGCCCAAGGACATCAGCAGCACGGAGGTCATCCGGGACGAGGCCGTCTCCAAGGATGGCACACGGATTCCGCTCACCATCCTCAAGCCCCAGGGGGTGAAGCTCACGGGCAACAACCCCACGCTGCTGACCGGCTACGGCGGCTTCAACGCCTCCACCACGCCGGGCTTCAGCAAGGCGGGCATCGCGTGGCTGGAGCAAGGGGGCATCATCGCCATCGCCAACCTGCGCGGGGGCTCGGAGTTTGGCGAGGAGTGGCACGCCAACGGCTCGCTCACGAAGAAGCAGAACGTCTTCGACGACTTCTACGCCTGCGCGAAACTCTTGGTGGAGAAGAAATACACCCAGCCGAAGAAGCTGGGCATCCAGGGTGGCAGCAACGGGGGCCTGCTGATGGGCGCAGAGCTGATCCAGCACCCGGAGATGTTTGGCGCCGTCGTGGCCCTCGTGGGCATCTACGACATGCTGCGCTCGGAGCGGACGCCCAATGGGCAATTCAACACCACCGAGTTCGGCTCGGTGAAGGACCCCGAGCAATTCAAGGCGCTCTATGCCTACTCGCCCTATCACCATGTCGAGGAGGGAAAGAAATACCCACCGACGCTCTTCACCGCGGGCGCCAATGATCCCCGCGTGGACCCCTTCCACTCCCGGAAGATGGTGGCCCGCCTGCAAGCCGCCACGGACAACAAGAGCCGGATTCTCCTGAGGACGGCGAGCGGCGGCCACGGCGGGGGGACACCTCTGTCCGAGAGGATCGAGGAAATGACAGACGTCTATGCCTTCCTCTTCAACGAGCTGGGCGTGAAGTACCGCCCCGTGAAGCCCGTGGCGGCTCCCAAGGCAAAATGA